One window of Microcoleus vaginatus PCC 9802 genomic DNA carries:
- a CDS encoding alpha/beta hydrolase yields MSVLEAAWKHEFIATNGIKLHYVTQGSGPLMLMLHGFPEFWYSWRHQIPEFASDYKVVAVDLRGYNDSDKPQDKSAYVMSEFVQDVKGTIQGLGYESCVLVGHDWGGAIAWNFAYAYPQMVDKLIVMNLPHPAKFAEGLRTPQQLLRSWYIFLFQLPVLPELLIQLGDYQAISAALEGMAVNKSTFSPSDIEAYKDAAAKRGALTATINYYRNIARGFLDRQNWSVLQVPTLMIWGEKDVALGKELTYGTADYVRDFQIQYLPNCSHWVHQEEPQLVNRYMRDFLASKLI; encoded by the coding sequence ATCGCTACGAACGGCATTAAACTGCACTATGTCACTCAAGGTTCTGGGCCGCTGATGCTGATGCTGCACGGATTTCCTGAATTTTGGTATTCTTGGCGGCATCAAATCCCGGAATTTGCATCAGATTATAAAGTTGTCGCTGTGGATCTCAGGGGTTACAATGACAGCGACAAACCTCAGGATAAATCTGCTTACGTGATGTCAGAGTTTGTGCAAGATGTCAAAGGAACTATTCAGGGTTTGGGGTATGAAAGTTGCGTCTTAGTTGGTCACGACTGGGGAGGCGCGATCGCCTGGAATTTTGCTTATGCTTATCCCCAAATGGTAGATAAATTAATTGTGATGAATCTACCACATCCGGCAAAGTTTGCTGAAGGGTTACGCACTCCCCAACAATTGCTGAGAAGTTGGTACATCTTTTTGTTTCAGTTGCCAGTTTTGCCGGAGTTGTTAATTCAGTTGGGCGACTATCAGGCAATTTCGGCTGCTTTGGAAGGTATGGCAGTTAACAAAAGCACCTTTAGCCCCTCAGATATCGAAGCTTACAAAGATGCGGCGGCCAAACGGGGCGCTCTGACTGCTACTATCAATTATTACCGCAATATTGCTCGCGGATTTCTCGATCGCCAGAATTGGAGCGTGCTGCAAGTTCCGACGCTGATGATTTGGGGAGAAAAAGATGTCGCCCTCGGCAAAGAGTTAACCTATGGAACCGCAGATTACGTGCGGGATTTTCAGATTCAGTACCTTCCCAATTGCAGCCACTGGGTACACCAGGAAGAGCCGCAGTTAGTGAATCGGTACATGAGAGATTTTTTGGCAAGTAAGTTGATTTAA